A window of Micromonospora eburnea genomic DNA:
ACCCGAGCCGTACAACTTCCCGGTCATCCCCCAGGTGCACAGCCTGCACCCCACCTGGGACGAACGAACCGCCGAATCCATCGGACCCGGAGCGACCCCGGACCGCATCCTCAGCGAGGGACGTCGCACGGTGTTCACCAGCGAACTGGACGCCCGCTACGAACGGGCGGTCGAGATGCCGGAGTCCAGCCTCAAACCGCTGGTGCTCGCCGGGGCGCTGCTGGTCTTCTTCGTCACCATGCTGTTCGCCTGGTATCCGGTCGCGGTGGCCGCCGTGCTGGTGGTGGCGGGGTCGATCGCGGCCTGGCTCTGGCCGCCGCGTCGCCCCGACGAGGAACTCGGAGTCGTGGCATGACCGACCGGGGCGGGGTGGTGGCCGCGGCCACCGGCGCGGAGGCGCTGAGCACGGAACTGCCGGTCGGCCGGCCGACCAGCTGGTGGGGCATGGTGATGTTCGTGGCGACCGAGGCCACCCTCTTCGCCTGCCTGCTCGGCAGCTACTTCTACCTGCGCTTCCAGTTCGGCCCCCAGTGGCCGCCGGGCGGCCTCGAAAAGCCCAAGCTGGTCATCCCGCTGCTGATGACCCTGGTGCTGGTGCCCAGCAGCATTCCGGTGGTCTGGGCCGAACACGGCATCCGGCGGGGCCAGCGCTGGCGCCTGCGGGCCGGCCTCGCCGCGACCCTGGTGATGGGGCTGACCTTCATGGGCCTGCTCGTGAAGGAGTACTCCGACGACCTCAAGATGCACACCATGACCACCGACGTCTACGGCTCGCTGTTCTACGTGATCACCGGCTTCCACGGGCTGCACGTCTCGGTCGGGTTGATGATGATCGGTTGGCTGCTCGCCGCCTCGCTGCGCGGCGGCAGCTTCGGCTCCCACCGCCACGAACGGGTCCGCAACGCCGCCATCTACTGGCACTTCGTCGACACGGTGTGGGTGGCCATCCTGTTCACCATCTACCTCTCCCCGCGGCTGTGATGACCACCCGGCCCGACTCCCGAGCCCGCCTGGCCGGCGGGCTGCTGCTCTGGTACGGCGTACTCGGCGGCGCCGTCGCCTGGGCGGTACACCTGCTCGCCGCCTGGTCGCTGGACGAACTGGCCTGCGCCCGCGGCTCGGAATCCATCGCCGCCCTGCCGCTCTGGCAGGCACTCGGGCTGGCCGTGGTGATCCCCGGCCTGGTCACCGTGGGCGCGCTGCTGGTGGCCACGCTGGCCTGGCGCCGCACCGCGGTGGCCCAGGCGACCGGGACGAGCGGCCGCGCGTACGCCCGGACCCGGCTGCTCGCCGCCCTGGGCGTCTGGGCCAACCTGCTGTTCCTCGCCATCATCGTGCTCGGCGGGATCGCCGTGCTGGTCTTCCCGCCATGCCAGCGGTGACCGTGCCACGGGCCCACGGCCCCGACGCCCCGGCCGAGAGCCTGCTGGCGATGCTGGTGGTGGTCGCGATCTGCGTACTCGCCGCCGGCTACGGCCGGGGCGTCCACGAGCTGTGGTACCGGCGCGGCGCGGGCGCGGTTCTGCCGGCCTGGCGGGTGGGCGCGTTCGGCACGGGGGTGCTGGTGGCGCTCGCCGCGGACCGAGGGCCGGTGCACGCGCTGGCCGAGTCCTCGTTCGCCGGACACATGACCCAGCACATGCTGCTCCTGCTGGTGGCCGGGCCGCTGCTCGCGGCCGGCGCCGTCGGGCTGCCGTTGAGCCTGGCCGCGCCGCCGCCGCTGCGCCGGCTGCTCGCCCGC
This region includes:
- a CDS encoding cytochrome c oxidase subunit 3, which translates into the protein MTDRGGVVAAATGAEALSTELPVGRPTSWWGMVMFVATEATLFACLLGSYFYLRFQFGPQWPPGGLEKPKLVIPLLMTLVLVPSSIPVVWAEHGIRRGQRWRLRAGLAATLVMGLTFMGLLVKEYSDDLKMHTMTTDVYGSLFYVITGFHGLHVSVGLMMIGWLLAASLRGGSFGSHRHERVRNAAIYWHFVDTVWVAILFTIYLSPRL